The following proteins are co-located in the Conyzicola lurida genome:
- a CDS encoding type IV pilus twitching motility protein PilT — MPTYDPDGELPPPPPSNAFNPASYLNAPPPTTPPASFGSYTQPPPPPGYEQPFDPTGFPPPFAAADPSAPPVPFGSEQNFDAAFDPAAFAPPTGAYETTSYDSAFDPTAFAAPATDYTQAFDPSAYTPPTSYDEAFDPNSFAAPPAPAAPSFEDVLFAPVDESVPVFDTSAFDMPAPTAAVPPTYEAPIPEAAAPAAPAWEAPAAAAATASAAPAAPAAPAWEAPAATAPVWEAPAPTPAVPAPVASAAPVADLQPPAPAVPSYTLPIPVEAPTEVLPTAAPVVAPAATLPKPAAAPVASSIPGESLGRHAERPEPTFDASAPIVPATLPQELGVGQVGSDLDLVAALNAVVQLRASDLHIGVNAVPMIRVDGGLRPIPGFEEWDADKVMTALHSIMSPEHRDLFANELELDFAYTLSEKSRFRVNIYQQRNVLGAAFRLIPTEIKQLAALGIPERIGKFAQLPRGLVLVTGPTGSGKSTTLAALIDLVNSTRADHIVTVEDPIEFMHENKKSLVNQREVGHDTHSFNNALKHVLRQDPDVILIGELRDLETISVALTAAETGHLVFATLHTQDAPQTIDRVIDVFPPHQQDQVRAQLAATLQGVVCQTLIKKAHGEGRAVATEVLITTPAVANLIREGKTYQIHSAMQAGREMGMHTMDQHLADLVNARQITHQAAHEKAHDLEDLKQLISRSEVGGGGQDFSGQASGINFDDSFSNKGA, encoded by the coding sequence GTGCCTACCTACGACCCCGACGGCGAACTGCCGCCGCCCCCGCCCTCGAACGCCTTCAACCCCGCGTCGTACCTGAACGCGCCGCCGCCCACCACACCGCCGGCGTCGTTCGGGAGCTACACGCAGCCCCCGCCCCCGCCCGGCTACGAGCAGCCGTTCGATCCGACGGGCTTCCCGCCGCCGTTCGCCGCCGCGGACCCCTCTGCCCCTCCTGTGCCCTTCGGCAGCGAGCAGAACTTCGACGCGGCCTTCGACCCGGCCGCGTTCGCGCCGCCGACCGGTGCCTACGAGACCACCTCGTACGACAGCGCCTTCGACCCGACCGCCTTCGCGGCCCCCGCCACCGACTACACCCAGGCGTTCGACCCCTCGGCATACACCCCGCCCACGTCGTACGACGAGGCTTTCGACCCGAACTCGTTCGCCGCTCCGCCGGCGCCGGCAGCGCCATCCTTCGAGGACGTCCTGTTCGCCCCCGTCGACGAGTCGGTTCCCGTCTTCGACACGTCGGCGTTCGACATGCCGGCCCCGACCGCGGCCGTGCCGCCGACGTATGAGGCGCCGATTCCCGAGGCGGCTGCCCCGGCAGCGCCCGCTTGGGAGGCTCCGGCCGCCGCCGCTGCTACTGCGTCGGCCGCTCCCGCCGCTCCTGCTGCTCCCGCGTGGGAGGCACCCGCAGCTACCGCTCCCGTCTGGGAGGCCCCGGCCCCGACTCCCGCCGTGCCGGCACCGGTTGCCTCCGCAGCGCCCGTCGCCGACCTGCAGCCGCCCGCCCCGGCCGTGCCGAGCTACACGCTGCCGATCCCGGTCGAGGCGCCCACCGAGGTGCTGCCGACCGCGGCCCCCGTCGTCGCGCCGGCTGCCACGTTGCCCAAACCCGCCGCGGCCCCCGTCGCATCCTCGATTCCGGGCGAATCGCTCGGCCGCCACGCGGAGCGCCCCGAGCCCACCTTCGATGCCAGCGCGCCCATCGTGCCAGCCACTCTGCCCCAAGAACTCGGCGTCGGCCAGGTCGGCAGCGACCTCGACCTCGTTGCCGCGCTCAACGCCGTCGTGCAGCTGCGCGCATCCGATCTCCACATCGGTGTCAACGCGGTGCCGATGATCCGCGTCGACGGCGGCCTGCGCCCCATCCCCGGTTTCGAGGAGTGGGACGCCGACAAGGTCATGACGGCCCTGCACAGCATCATGTCGCCCGAGCACCGCGACCTGTTCGCGAACGAGCTCGAGCTCGACTTCGCCTACACGCTCTCCGAGAAGTCGCGTTTCCGCGTCAACATCTACCAGCAGCGCAACGTGCTCGGCGCCGCCTTCCGACTCATCCCCACCGAGATCAAGCAGCTCGCCGCCCTCGGCATCCCCGAGCGCATCGGCAAGTTCGCCCAGCTGCCCCGCGGCCTCGTGCTCGTCACCGGGCCCACGGGTTCGGGCAAGTCGACGACTCTCGCCGCGCTCATCGACCTCGTCAACTCGACCCGTGCCGACCACATCGTGACGGTCGAAGACCCCATCGAGTTCATGCACGAGAACAAGAAGTCGCTCGTCAACCAGCGCGAGGTCGGCCACGACACGCACAGCTTCAACAACGCGCTCAAGCACGTGCTGCGGCAGGACCCCGACGTGATCCTCATCGGCGAGCTCCGTGACCTCGAGACCATCTCCGTCGCGCTGACCGCTGCCGAGACCGGCCACCTCGTCTTCGCGACCCTGCACACGCAGGACGCACCGCAGACGATCGACCGCGTCATCGACGTCTTCCCGCCCCACCAGCAGGACCAGGTGCGCGCCCAGCTCGCCGCCACCCTGCAGGGCGTCGTCTGCCAGACCCTGATCAAGAAGGCCCACGGCGAAGGCCGCGCGGTCGCGACCGAGGTGCTCATCACGACGCCCGCCGTCGCAAACCTCATCCGCGAGGGCAAGACGTACCAGATCCACTCGGCCATGCAGGCGGGTCGTGAAATGGGCATGCACACCATGGACCAGCATCTCGCCGACCTCGTCAACGCGCGCCAGATCACGCACCAGGCCGCGCACGAGAAGGCGCACGACCTCGAAGACCTCAAGCAGCTCATCTCTCGCAGCGAGGTGGGTGGCGGTGGCCAGGACTTCTCAGGCCAGGCATCCGGTATTAACTTCGACGACTCGTTCTCGAACAAGGGGGCCTGA
- a CDS encoding type II secretion system F family protein: MAATNTKTFAYTARDGAGKVVKGRVEGTTEAVAIGKLRTMGVSPITVAESSGGTGLNREISFGSFGQKRVDLKDLAVMSRQLATMLAAGLSLLRALTILADQTENKKLGETLNDVRSQIESGWSFSDSLAKHPDVFPRLMVFLVKAGETGGFLDGALESIAGNFESDVKLRATIKSALTYPIAVLIMAFLAVIGMLIFIVPVFEAMFADFGGELPFATQVLVVLSANMIWIVPLLAVIIIAGTAWWRKNKNEDRVRAFIDPLRLKVPVFGLLFKKVAIARFTRNFSTMMGSGVPILQSLAIVGETSGNWVIEEALRKVQDSVRQGRSIAAPLAEEPVFPAMVTQMIAVGEDSGSLETMLAKIADFYDEEVQSTAESLTALIEPLMIGVIGAVIGGMIIALYMPVFSIFEQIN, translated from the coding sequence ATGGCCGCCACAAATACCAAGACTTTTGCCTATACCGCTCGGGATGGCGCGGGGAAGGTCGTCAAGGGACGTGTCGAGGGCACGACCGAAGCCGTCGCGATCGGCAAGCTCCGCACCATGGGCGTCTCGCCCATCACGGTCGCCGAGTCCAGCGGTGGCACCGGCCTCAATCGCGAGATCAGCTTCGGCTCCTTCGGCCAGAAGCGCGTAGACCTAAAGGATCTCGCCGTCATGAGCCGCCAGCTGGCGACCATGCTGGCCGCCGGTCTGTCGCTCCTGCGCGCGCTGACAATCCTCGCCGACCAGACCGAAAACAAGAAGCTCGGCGAAACCCTCAACGACGTGCGGTCCCAGATCGAGAGCGGCTGGTCATTCTCGGACAGCCTCGCCAAGCACCCTGACGTATTCCCGCGGCTCATGGTCTTCCTCGTCAAGGCCGGCGAGACCGGCGGATTCCTTGACGGCGCGCTCGAATCGATCGCGGGTAACTTCGAGTCCGACGTGAAGCTGCGCGCGACGATCAAATCGGCTCTGACTTATCCAATCGCGGTGCTGATCATGGCGTTTCTCGCGGTCATCGGCATGCTCATCTTCATCGTGCCGGTGTTCGAAGCCATGTTCGCGGATTTCGGTGGGGAATTGCCGTTCGCGACGCAGGTTCTTGTCGTCCTTTCGGCGAACATGATCTGGATCGTTCCGCTTCTCGCGGTCATCATCATTGCGGGCACCGCGTGGTGGCGCAAGAACAAGAACGAAGACCGCGTCCGTGCTTTCATTGATCCACTTCGACTCAAAGTCCCCGTGTTCGGCTTGCTGTTCAAGAAGGTCGCAATCGCCCGGTTCACCCGCAACTTCTCGACCATGATGGGTTCGGGTGTGCCCATTCTGCAATCGCTTGCCATCGTCGGCGAGACATCAGGCAACTGGGTAATCGAAGAGGCCCTGCGTAAAGTGCAGGACTCGGTGCGCCAGGGTCGCTCGATCGCGGCGCCGCTCGCCGAGGAGCCCGTGTTCCCTGCTATGGTCACGCAGATGATCGCCGTCGGTGAGGACTCCGGTTCGTTGGAGACGATGCTCGCGAAAATCGCGGATTTTTACGACGAAGAAGTGCAGAGCACTGCGGAATCGCTTACGGCGCTTATTGAACCTTTGATGATCGGCGTTATTGGCGCGGTCATCGGCGGCATGATTATCGCGCTGTACATGCCCGTGTTCAGCATTTTCGAGCAGATCAACTAG
- a CDS encoding type II secretion system protein, whose product MFTSINRALDASRLKREENEKGFTLIELLVVVIIIGILAAIAIPVFLSQRESAWKASVESDLKNAAIVVETYATNNNGKYPVEATAKAINTVTGLDGVKLSAENNVLYTAANANGYTLTGSTTNITTGNKILRYNSATGGLGSWTAN is encoded by the coding sequence ATGTTCACCAGCATCAACCGGGCGCTCGACGCCTCCCGCCTCAAGCGCGAAGAGAACGAAAAGGGCTTCACCCTGATCGAGCTCCTCGTCGTGGTCATCATCATCGGCATCCTCGCCGCGATCGCGATTCCCGTATTCCTCAGCCAGCGCGAGAGCGCGTGGAAGGCTTCGGTCGAGTCCGACCTCAAGAACGCCGCAATCGTTGTCGAAACCTACGCGACCAACAACAACGGCAAGTACCCGGTTGAGGCGACTGCGAAAGCGATTAACACCGTCACCGGTCTTGACGGCGTGAAGCTCAGCGCCGAGAACAACGTTCTTTACACCGCGGCAAACGCCAACGGATACACGCTGACCGGATCGACGACCAACATCACCACCGGCAACAAGATCCTCCGCTACAACAGTGCAACGGGGGGCCTTGGCTCCTGGACCGCGAACTAG